In one Candidatus Nanopelagicus limnes genomic region, the following are encoded:
- the secE gene encoding preprotein translocase subunit SecE, producing the protein MSEEIVSTEEAKGIFGRIGLFYRQVISELSKVVWPTRNQLTTYTAVVLVFVGFIILVVSIFDLILTKITFWIFG; encoded by the coding sequence ATGAGCGAAGAGATCGTCTCAACTGAAGAAGCCAAGGGCATCTTCGGTCGCATTGGCCTGTTCTATCGCCAAGTTATCTCCGAGCTAAGCAAAGTTGTTTGGCCAACTCGTAATCAACTTACAACATACACAGCTGTAGTTTTAGTTTTCGTTGGATTTATCATTTTAGTGGTTTCAATCTTTGATCTAATTTTGACCAAAATAACTTTCTGGATTTTTGGCTAA
- a CDS encoding pyridoxal phosphate-dependent aminotransferase, translated as MSASEKPRVSKRIAAIAESATLAVDSKAKALKAAGRPVIGFGAGEPDFPTPDYIVNAAIDAAKLPANHRYTPTPGLPELRDAIVKKTKRDSNYEITADQVLVTNGGKQSVYQSFASVLDPGDEVLLPSPFWTTYPECIKLAGGKAVEVFADESQNYLVSVAQLEKALTPKTKVLLFCSPSNPTGSVYSPAQVKEIGEWALKNNLWVITDEIYEHLLYDGAKSPSICVAVPGLADRTIIINGVAKTYAMTGWRVGWMIGPKDLIKAATNLQSHLSSNVSNVSQRAAIAALTGDLSAVHKMGEAFDRRRKLIVKLLNEIPGVSCPTPTGAFYVYPSVIGVLGKTIRGKTPKTSAELATLILEEVEVAAVPGEAFGPSGYLRFSYALGDEDIVEGIGRVKKLLSEAV; from the coding sequence ATGAGCGCATCTGAAAAACCAAGAGTTTCAAAACGAATAGCAGCAATTGCAGAGTCTGCAACTCTTGCCGTTGATAGCAAAGCCAAAGCGTTAAAAGCAGCTGGTCGTCCAGTTATTGGTTTTGGTGCGGGCGAACCAGATTTTCCAACTCCTGATTACATTGTTAATGCTGCAATTGATGCGGCAAAACTTCCAGCAAATCATCGCTACACACCAACACCGGGATTGCCTGAATTACGGGATGCAATTGTTAAGAAAACTAAGCGAGATTCAAATTATGAAATTACTGCTGATCAGGTATTAGTTACCAATGGTGGCAAGCAATCTGTTTATCAATCATTTGCATCAGTTCTAGATCCAGGTGATGAAGTACTTCTGCCTTCACCTTTTTGGACTACCTACCCTGAGTGCATCAAATTAGCCGGTGGCAAAGCGGTTGAAGTTTTTGCTGATGAATCTCAAAATTATTTAGTCTCAGTTGCACAATTGGAGAAAGCATTAACTCCTAAAACTAAGGTTCTTCTATTTTGTTCACCATCTAATCCAACTGGATCGGTGTACTCACCAGCGCAGGTAAAGGAAATTGGTGAGTGGGCATTAAAAAATAATCTTTGGGTAATCACTGATGAAATTTATGAACACCTTCTATATGACGGAGCTAAGTCTCCAAGTATTTGTGTGGCAGTACCAGGACTTGCCGATCGCACCATAATTATTAATGGAGTAGCTAAGACCTATGCGATGACTGGTTGGCGCGTGGGCTGGATGATTGGTCCTAAAGATTTAATAAAGGCCGCTACAAATCTGCAGTCACACCTATCTTCAAATGTTTCAAATGTTTCCCAACGTGCTGCAATTGCCGCCCTTACTGGTGACTTATCTGCTGTTCACAAGATGGGTGAAGCTTTTGATCGCAGGCGCAAATTAATTGTTAAATTACTAAATGAGATCCCTGGTGTTAGCTGTCCAACGCCAACTGGTGCTTTCTATGTTTATCCATCAGTAATAGGCGTGCTTGGAAAAACTATTAGAGGTAAAACTCCAAAAACCTCAGCGGAGTTAGCAACTTTAATTTTGGAAGAGGTTGAGGTTGCAGCTGTTCCAGGTGAAGCCTTTGGTCCTTCTGGTTACCTTCGATTTTCTTATGCGCTAGGTGATGAAGACATTGTTGAAGGCATTGGTAGAGTTAAAAAACTTTTAAGTGAAGCTGTTTAG
- a CDS encoding UDP-N-acetylmuramate dehydrogenase produces the protein MEQLSNFTTLKVGGPAQKIVHAHTEDELVEFVKAADKAGEKVLILGGGSNLLISDAGFAGTVIRVESKGNALDYDACSGGMIEVSAGEDWDQFVEQTIEKGFADLESLSGIPGTVGGAPIQNIGAYGHEVSETIARVKAYDRKKGEVITFTNEQCHFSYRNSAFKEDAGRYVVLNVTFQLRKGEMSLPITYAELANYLSVNLGDRAPIMKVRNAVLELRGRKGMLINSTDVNSNSAGSFFVNPILTKDMADKLPADAPRWPQSDGKVKTSAAWLMEHAGVNKGEKLAGAQISNKHVLALTNSGDATADDIIELAKMARAKVFEKFGIKLEAEVQLVGLDLN, from the coding sequence ATGGAGCAGTTATCTAATTTCACCACATTAAAGGTTGGTGGCCCTGCGCAAAAAATTGTCCATGCCCATACCGAAGATGAATTAGTTGAGTTTGTAAAAGCTGCTGATAAAGCTGGCGAAAAAGTATTGATATTAGGTGGTGGCTCTAATTTGTTGATTAGTGATGCCGGATTTGCTGGCACAGTAATTCGAGTTGAAAGTAAAGGTAACGCGCTTGATTACGACGCATGCAGTGGCGGAATGATTGAGGTTTCAGCTGGGGAAGATTGGGATCAATTTGTTGAGCAAACGATTGAAAAAGGATTTGCTGATCTTGAATCCCTAAGTGGAATTCCAGGAACCGTTGGGGGAGCACCGATTCAAAATATTGGAGCTTATGGACATGAAGTAAGTGAAACTATTGCCAGAGTTAAAGCATATGATCGTAAAAAAGGTGAGGTCATAACTTTCACAAACGAGCAATGTCATTTCTCTTATCGCAATTCTGCCTTTAAAGAAGATGCTGGCCGGTATGTAGTTTTAAATGTGACCTTCCAACTTCGAAAAGGTGAGATGTCGCTACCTATTACCTATGCAGAGTTAGCAAATTATTTATCAGTAAACCTGGGTGATCGAGCTCCAATTATGAAGGTGCGCAATGCAGTCCTTGAACTTCGTGGCCGTAAGGGAATGTTAATTAATTCAACTGATGTGAATTCAAACTCTGCTGGATCTTTTTTTGTTAACCCAATTCTTACTAAAGATATGGCAGATAAGTTGCCAGCAGATGCCCCGCGTTGGCCCCAATCAGATGGCAAAGTTAAAACATCTGCAGCTTGGTTAATGGAGCACGCTGGAGTTAATAAGGGTGAAAAATTAGCTGGTGCTCAAATTTCAAATAAACATGTTTTGGCATTAACAAACTCAGGTGATGCAACAGCCGATGACATAATTGAATTAGCCAAAATGGCCAGGGCGAAAGTCTTTGAAAAGTTTGGGATTAAGTTAGAGGCTGAGGTGCAATTAGTTGGGCTAGATTTAAACTAA
- the rpmG gene encoding 50S ribosomal protein L33, producing the protein MASKSADVRPKITMACVECKERNYITRKNRRNDPDRLELKKFCPRCKSSQLHRETR; encoded by the coding sequence ATGGCAAGCAAAAGCGCAGATGTTCGTCCAAAAATTACAATGGCATGTGTTGAGTGCAAAGAGCGCAACTACATCACTCGCAAAAATCGTCGTAATGATCCAGACCGTTTGGAACTTAAGAAGTTCTGTCCACGTTGTAAGTCTTCACAACTTCACCGCGAAACTCGTTAA
- a CDS encoding glycosyltransferase: MSKPTIILATSNGIGMGHLTRASAVASELKDFANPIIISMASGVVEVPKIANVNFEYVPGRDRKWMGRFEWDKYLRDRIVALIDETDAKIVSFDGVVPYPGIIGIKSFRPKVKLVWVRRGFWQKTSQRYLLNLQSKMMDLIITPGDFGQSYDKGPTVGRSDSTVVKPISIYNRKTSLDKVAARSLLGLDQTRPAVLVQLGIGEADLNAKMTAALKGLISWPNLQVVLTKEPTDSAGENLAPAGLDIKVIRHFPLANVLSAFDAAICAAGYNSVHEELAANIPTLFIPNVRGTDNQAERARWAADNQVALTVDQSKLDQITIMVSKLTDSKVRQELAKNCANLPEVTGAAEVANIFKDLLNKPAKDENEISKTLFKLKLQDIFGRGWRGTVYSGLQLLTIIYRMIRPHKEVKVANTLEIKTYEGNESEQLGKLIKSGNPFEHLLLGASSAYKNRRIEIASKAYLK, translated from the coding sequence ATGTCTAAGCCAACCATTATTCTAGCGACAAGTAATGGAATAGGCATGGGCCACTTAACCAGAGCTAGTGCGGTCGCATCTGAATTAAAGGATTTTGCAAACCCAATTATCATTTCGATGGCTTCAGGTGTAGTTGAAGTGCCTAAAATTGCAAATGTAAATTTTGAGTATGTCCCAGGGCGTGATCGAAAATGGATGGGTCGATTTGAATGGGATAAATACTTACGGGATCGAATTGTTGCATTGATAGATGAGACGGATGCAAAAATTGTTAGCTTTGATGGCGTAGTGCCATACCCAGGAATTATAGGAATAAAAAGTTTTAGGCCTAAGGTTAAATTAGTTTGGGTACGAAGAGGATTTTGGCAAAAAACTTCTCAAAGATATTTACTAAATCTGCAGTCAAAGATGATGGATTTAATTATTACCCCGGGAGATTTCGGACAAAGTTATGACAAAGGTCCAACTGTAGGTAGGTCAGATTCAACAGTAGTTAAACCAATATCAATTTATAATCGTAAAACCTCACTAGATAAAGTTGCCGCAAGAAGTTTGCTTGGCTTAGATCAAACTCGTCCTGCAGTATTAGTGCAACTGGGAATTGGCGAGGCTGACTTAAATGCCAAAATGACAGCGGCACTAAAAGGTTTAATTAGCTGGCCAAATTTGCAAGTAGTTTTAACAAAAGAACCTACCGATTCGGCTGGTGAAAATCTTGCACCAGCAGGTCTAGATATAAAAGTAATTAGACATTTTCCACTAGCAAATGTTTTAAGCGCATTTGATGCTGCGATATGTGCTGCTGGCTATAACAGTGTGCATGAGGAACTTGCTGCAAATATTCCAACATTGTTTATTCCAAATGTAAGAGGAACAGATAATCAAGCTGAAAGAGCTAGATGGGCAGCCGATAACCAGGTGGCCTTAACGGTGGATCAATCAAAGTTAGATCAAATAACAATTATGGTTTCTAAACTTACCGATTCTAAAGTAAGGCAAGAATTGGCTAAGAATTGTGCCAATCTACCGGAGGTCACTGGGGCAGCTGAAGTAGCAAATATATTTAAAGATTTACTCAATAAACCTGCTAAAGATGAAAATGAAATCTCTAAAACATTATTTAAGTTAAAACTACAAGATATTTTTGGCAGAGGTTGGCGTGGCACTGTCTACTCCGGGCTACAACTTTTAACTATCATTTATCGAATGATTAGACCTCATAAAGAAGTGAAAGTTGCAAATACTTTAGAGATTAAAACTTATGAAGGAAATGAAAGTGAGCAATTAGGTAAGTTAATAAAGAGCGGAAATCCTTTTGAGCATCTGCTATTAGGCGCTTCATCTGCTTATAAAAATAGGCGTATTGAGATTGCGAGTAAGGCCTACTTAAAGTAA
- a CDS encoding alpha-hydroxy acid oxidase, whose protein sequence is MSQVKVKRRIPSPKDLAQLLRFRKIILSPRKRRLTRALTIYDLRDIAKRRTPQAPFDYTDGGADTETSLTRARAAYEKLEFQPKILLNVKDVDLSVQMLGKKMSMPLGIAPTGFTRMMQTEGEYAGACAAADAGIPFTLSTMGTRSIEDVAKAAPTGRNWFQLYMWKDRDRSMALVDRAKEAGFDTLVLTVDVPVAGARLRDVRNGMTIPPSLTSKTILNAIPRPAWWINFLTTDPLKFASLDSWNGTVAELLDSMFDPTVTYEDLKWIRGQWNGSLVVKGIQNVDDAVMSIDAGADAIILSNHGGRQLDRAPVPLHLLPEVVKAVGNKAEVHVDTGIMHGADVVAALASGAKFTWIGRAYLYGLMAGGKPGVDRTLEILRTQISRTMKLLGARTVAELNPDHVRFIARYSDK, encoded by the coding sequence GTGAGCCAAGTGAAGGTTAAGCGGCGCATACCTAGCCCAAAGGATCTTGCACAGTTACTTCGGTTTAGAAAAATAATTCTCAGTCCTCGTAAGCGCAGATTAACTAGAGCGCTAACTATTTATGATCTACGAGATATTGCTAAGCGACGCACACCGCAGGCACCATTTGATTACACCGATGGCGGCGCAGATACCGAAACAAGTTTAACTCGTGCTCGTGCTGCATATGAAAAACTAGAGTTTCAACCAAAAATTTTATTAAATGTTAAAGATGTGGATCTTTCAGTTCAAATGCTTGGTAAGAAAATGAGTATGCCACTTGGAATTGCACCAACTGGTTTCACCAGAATGATGCAAACTGAAGGTGAGTATGCAGGAGCTTGCGCCGCCGCAGATGCTGGAATTCCTTTCACACTTTCAACTATGGGCACTCGATCAATTGAAGATGTCGCAAAAGCTGCGCCAACTGGGCGCAATTGGTTTCAACTTTATATGTGGAAAGACCGCGACCGCAGTATGGCACTAGTTGATAGAGCCAAAGAGGCAGGTTTTGATACCTTAGTTTTAACAGTTGATGTTCCAGTAGCAGGTGCAAGATTAAGAGATGTTAGAAACGGAATGACTATTCCACCTTCACTAACTTCGAAAACTATTTTGAATGCAATTCCACGCCCGGCCTGGTGGATTAATTTCTTAACCACAGACCCACTTAAATTTGCATCCCTTGATTCCTGGAATGGCACAGTTGCTGAGTTACTTGATTCTATGTTTGATCCAACAGTTACTTATGAAGATTTAAAGTGGATTAGAGGGCAATGGAATGGAAGCCTTGTTGTTAAAGGAATCCAAAATGTTGATGATGCGGTGATGTCAATTGATGCTGGTGCTGATGCAATTATTCTTTCTAACCATGGTGGACGCCAATTAGATCGCGCACCGGTCCCATTGCACTTGTTACCAGAGGTAGTTAAAGCTGTTGGCAATAAAGCAGAGGTTCATGTGGATACTGGAATTATGCATGGTGCTGATGTTGTTGCAGCTCTTGCAAGTGGAGCGAAATTTACTTGGATTGGCAGAGCTTATCTTTATGGCTTAATGGCTGGTGGAAAACCTGGCGTTGATCGCACTTTAGAGATTCTGCGCACACAAATTAGTAGAACTATGAAATTACTTGGTGCAAGAACAGTTGCGGAGTTAAACCCAGATCATGTTCGATTTATTGCAAGATACAGCGATAAATAA
- a CDS encoding YajQ family cyclic di-GMP-binding protein — MADSSFDIISKIDQMELDNAFNQCDREIATRFDFKNTDTKIEKTGLKVVLESSTEERAKAALDVFKDKLIKRNVSLKHLDAGEPALSGKTYRINCEFKEGISTENAKKIAKFLKESGPKSLKTQIQGEELRVSSKSRDDLQTAIAQVKKESWDFAVQFTNYR, encoded by the coding sequence ATGGCTGACAGCAGTTTCGATATCATCTCAAAAATAGACCAAATGGAGTTAGATAACGCCTTTAATCAGTGTGACCGAGAGATCGCTACCAGGTTTGATTTTAAGAATACCGATACTAAAATCGAAAAAACTGGCTTGAAGGTTGTTTTGGAATCCAGCACAGAAGAGCGAGCCAAGGCTGCACTTGATGTTTTCAAGGACAAGTTGATTAAACGGAATGTGTCACTGAAACACCTGGATGCTGGTGAACCAGCGTTAAGCGGAAAAACTTACCGAATTAATTGTGAATTTAAAGAAGGTATTTCAACTGAGAATGCTAAGAAGATTGCCAAGTTTCTAAAGGAAAGTGGCCCAAAATCACTTAAGACTCAAATCCAGGGTGAAGAGCTGCGAGTATCTAGTAAAAGTCGGGATGATCTACAAACTGCAATTGCCCAGGTTAAAAAAGAATCATGGGATTTTGCAGTTCAATTTACTAATTACCGATAA